Proteins co-encoded in one Aethina tumida isolate Nest 87 chromosome 7, icAetTumi1.1, whole genome shotgun sequence genomic window:
- the LOC109604098 gene encoding sortilin-related receptor-like, which translates to MKTSTMNCVLILLLFTRYFVVNSSEEIEKHIKTIHGNPDVEDDVVRTRIFNADVGSTTGESARRKRDVENVTDSKVITKIQHLNDTHKQLMVHWVGNNSNVIIYLARDPAPFSMSFTSAPPASPSAVYISYDYGETYVNKTESFRLANGSYATLEKFYNHAYFDRYFVFTDIRHNVIFVTEDHGLTFQRYELDFTPSVVSFSDNDVRSFVVLDKNETNNKLYVTESFGSYFRQIHEFVKSINWIKDSQDTQHLLVQRYEPNGMSTIIHSKNLFKTRSIQVYSTSVRDLYYKKDYIFTTKKSYASAAKDSYDLYVSYKLGKQLQCVFDTDLPMKNYFIVDVTGNRAIVAVGHTDTLSNLYVSDNLNGTDGKVRFTLSLEDVFCYFPNNTWKDTWLHHVSEDAFADVYKVRGLNGIYIASKVIEKPLGNNLGPQNLGSVITFDHGRTWRPIPAPEFDAENQRVGCEVRNNCSLHLSQKFSQLNPDTRSISILSSKSAPGIIMATGVLGKTLKGHYGVYVSVDGGVTWRQSLRELYFFNMGDHGGLLTAVKYFKITGETRHVLYSTDEGENWSQTAFHNEDIRLYGLMNEPGENTTVFTMFGSLPEQHKWIIVKLDFMNVFSSNCTKDDYKDWFPSQTNNSRSYVPCVMGQQMTYKRRNTHANCYNGENLVGPWKYQPCDCDILDFECDYGFKRAGTSPYRCVQSRNITDFDPFATPSTCRPGEYYNRTKGYRKITGDECVAGFEDHFLPDLVPCPIHDVDEFLLFAQRDKISRYDLVTAAVEELPVRNLKNVIAIDFDLRNNCVYWADIILDVIGRQCFKSGTHVEEILVSRDLASIEGMALDWISNTLYFVDGVRAKIEFIRTDINHSGRMRRTVLGPETLTKPRGIALHPRNGYMFWTDWNMEQPSVNRANLDGTGIKKLFGKETVEWPNGITIDHIANRIYWVDAKLDYIGSSDLHGDGFHKIISKEDVVSHPFAVAVFKSQMYWDDWKRNAIFSSDKDIYTGVQVLVKPLTGLMDLKVYGHGIQFGSNACTNDETCKYTCVGLPKNGLACLCPDGLTMINGRCMCPGNMVPSTNLTCPKVNTTCGPDHFTCANDKCVPKGWHCDGEDDCGDNSDEMHCKNTCAKNYFVCDDGKCLPLYWKCDFEVDCIDGKDEQNCPKQNCTSSQFQCSNGRCISKKWVCDGQNDCGNNSDESNCHSNPPTQCKNDEFQCKSGAVTCIPSTWKCDDEPDCKDASDEADCRNNTCSEIQMSCGPPNYRCIYKTWVCDGDKDCQDGRDEVNCTTSVRPPVFPNPLPSAVDKCEEWMFKCSNNRCIPLWWKCDKADDCGDGSDELGCFVNNATNTNTTIATTTETSSTAQCGHNMFQCASGQCIFSGWLCDGSKDCRDGEDELDCQYTLNCTTSQFKCKKDGNCISKSAVCDGKVDCPDKSDEQYCEHMENSPGPATPSCSVGYFPCDGSSCFPLTLRCDGMANCEDGFDEMNCTQTQRVYQVMLMGVNERGVTDSSLAIYWWIQSPADMKLEFIPSISRVGSNDWVNKTATDGSEFEFTNLEAFTKYNVTVYVKIQNSPTVFPPAKYFIARTLEGVPSPPWDLKATQVNESHILLTWKPPRYPKGPLTTYSLTWYDNDKVATSMRFSASRTQYLLPVDVEHGKSFNFYLKASNNHFESEASDPVSMVYDGKTSVSEILNLTVTEVTNQSITLSWKYNGTPDWFVVRTKVDQYYPPIPVIRNASLTQTIKLAPGTHYTFEVSAYKNGFSGPSSFISNHTKGQPLPQVTGLHGILVKQTGTTVKLSWDRPKDPRKVKWSYGIYYGVSQDELLTLAKSGSDEESALVEGLNACEVYIFSVGVVAPFGVGPLSSNPITVRTSSNPLAPPKNLVITHEPSNTMGLKLSWDPACPTYNFSYIVKITELTSNHVWYKQVNNTTHVSNVLMGGKYEWQVRTANNGSVFSAPIKMDAPPIMPPYEVRVIPESNGSFIVFWQEKPLSKEVGNYTYEVIVSQGTVMDESRSESFFVKNPPFIYTNSSSNVYTFAVRIKTDKGIRGLSSDHISKLNLYAPPSGSSSTAVIAVSVIVVLVLVGIIAGLVVRNRRLHSTFTRFANSHYDTRSQAATFDDNGLDDEDCPQIRDRFSDDEPLVIA; encoded by the exons ATGAAAACATCAACGATGAATTGCGTGTTGATTTTGCTGTTGTTTACCCGGTACTTTGTTGTGAATAGTAgtgaagaaattgaaaaacacataaaGACAATACACGGCAATCCAGATGTGGAGGACGATGTTGTTAGGACGCGGATTTTCAACGCCGACGTCGGATCCACAACAGGGGAAAGTGCACGTCGTAAAAGGGACGTCGAGAACGTAACGGACTCAAAAGTTATCACCAAg ATCCAACACCTGAACGACACCCACAAACAACTGATGGTTCATTGGGTGGGCAACAACAGCAACGTGATAATCTATCTGGCCCGCGACCCAGCTCCCTTCTCGATGAGCTTCACATCGGCGCCGCCCGCTTCCCCATCAGCTGTATATATATCCTACGACTACGGGGAAACCTACGTGAACAAAACTGAATCCTTTCGATTGGCCAACGGCAGCTACGCTACCCTCGAGAAGTTCTACAACCATGCCTACTTCGACAGATAT TTTGTGTTTACAGATATTCGTCACAACGTGATATTCGTGACGGAAGATCATGGGCTAACGTTCCAGAGATACGAGCTCGACTTCACGCCATCCGTTGTGTCATTTTCAGATAATGATGTGAGGTCATTTGTGGTACTCGATAAGAATGAGACCAACAATAAG ttgtaCGTCACCGAAAGTTTCGGTAGTTACTTCCGACAAATTCATGAATTTGTCAAGTCCATCAACTGGATAAAGGACTCTCAAGACACCCAGCATCTGCTTGTACAACGTTATGAACCAAACGGCATGAGTACCATCATTCACTCCAAGAACCTCTTTAAGACAAGGAGTATTCAGGTTTATTCGACCAGTGTTCGCGACCTTTACTATAAAAAAGATTATATATTCACCACCAAGAAATCGTATGCCAGTGCTGCAAag GATTCATACGATTTGTACGTATCCTACAAACTGGGCAAACAGCTTCAGTGCGTTTTTGACACTGATCTACCTATGAAGAACTATTTCATAGTGGACGTAACAGGAAATAGAGCCATAGTGGCGGTCGGACACACTGACACCCTCTCCAATCTGTACGTGTCGGACAACCTCAACGGAACCGACGGCAAAGTTCGATTTACACTTTCACTGGAAGACGTTTTCTGCTACTTCCCCAACAATACCTGGAAGGACACTTGGCTGCA TCACGTGTCCGAGGACGCTTTCGCCGACGTTTACAAAGTGCGAGGTCTGAACGGCATCTACATCGCATCTAAGGTGATCGAGAAACCTTTGGGAAACAACTTGGGACCGCAAAATTTGGGTTCAGTGATCACGTTCGACCACGGACGCACTTGGCGACCCATCCCCGCACCGGAATTCGATGCGGAGAACCAAAGAGTCGGCTGCGAAGTGCGTAACAACTGTTCGTTGCATCTCAGCCAGAAATTTAGTCAGTTGAATCCCGACACCAGGTCGATTAGTATTTTGTCTAGCAAGTCGGCTCCCGGAATCATTATGGCCACCGGAGTTTTag GGAAAACACTGAAAGGCCATTATGGTGTTTACGTAAGTGTCGACGGGGGAGTGACTTGGCGCCAGTCTCTGCGAGAGTTGTACTTCTTCAACATGGGTGATCACGGTGGCCTGTTGACCGCCgtgaaatatttcaagataACCGGCGAGACCAGACACGTCCTTTACTCAACCGATGAAGGAGAGAATTGGAGTCAAACCGCATTCCACAACGAAGATATTCGTCTCTATGGTTTAATGAACGAACCCGGCGAAAATACCACGGTGTTCACCATGTTCGGCTCATTACCTGAACAACACAAATGGATTATTGTCAAATTGGACTTTATGAATGTATTTAGTTCGAACTGTACTAAA GACGATTATAAAGATTGGTTCCCAAGTCAGACGAATAATAGTCGCAGTTATGTGCCTTGTGTAATGGGACAACAGATGACATATAAACGGAGAAACACCCACGCAAACTGTTACAATGGTGAAAATTTGGTTGGACCATGGAAATACCAGCCTTGTGATTGTGATATTCTAGACTTTGAGTG CGATTATGGTTTTAAGAGAGCCGGCACATCACCATATCGATGCGTTCAGTCTCGCAACATTACCGACTTCGATCCATTCGCTACGCCATCGACTTGTCGCCCGGGCGAATACTACAACCGCACCAAAGGTTACAGGAAGATAACCGGTGACGAGTGTGTGGCCGGATTCGAAGATCACTTCCTCCCCGATTTAGTGCCGTGTCCCATCCACGACGTCGACGAGTTCCTCCTATTCGCCCAGCGAGATAAGATCTCTCGATACGATCTCGTGACCGCTGCCGTGGAGGAATTGCCGGTGCGAAACTTGAAGAACGTCATCGCAATCGATTTTGATTTGAGGAACAATTGCGTGTACTGGGCGGACATTATTTTGGATGTCATCGGCAGGCAGTGTTTCAAGAGCGGAACGCACGTGGAAGAGATTTTGGTCTCTAGGGATTTGGCTTCCATCGAAGGCATGGCACTGGATTGGATTTCGAATACTTTGTACTTTGTGGATGGCGTCAGGGCCAAAATTGAGTTCATCAGGACCGACATTAATCATAGTGGAAGGATGAGGCGCACTGTATTGGGACCTGAAACTTTGACGAAACCTAGAg GTATCGCTTTACATCCACGCAATGGCTATATGTTCTGGACTGATTGGAATATGGAACAACCATCTGTAAATCGTGCCAACCTAGACGGTACCGGTATTAAAAAACTCTTCGGCAAGGAGACAGTAGAGTGGCCCAACGGTATTACTATCGATCATATAGCCAATCGCATTTACTGGGTGGATGCAAAACTTGATTACATCGGTAGTTCCGATTTGCACGGTGACGGcttccataaaattatatccaAAGAAGATGTTGTATCTCATCCGTTTGCCGTTGCTGTGTTCAAGAGCCAGATGTATTGGGACGACTGGAAGAGGAACGCCATCTTCAGTTCCGACAAGGATATCTATACTGGAGTCCAAGTACTAGTCAAACCTTTAACTGGACTGATGGATCTTAAG GTTTATGGACATGGCATTCAGTTTGGATCAAACGCGTGCACCAACGATGAAACATGCAAGTACACGTGCGTGGGGCTACCAAAGAATGGCTTGGCGTGTCTGTGTCCGGACGGACTGACAATGATCAACGGTCGTTGTATGTGTCCGGGTAATATGGTCCCAAGCACCAATCTAACTTGTCCCAAAGTGAACACGACCTGCGGGCCAGATCATTTCACTTGTGCGAACGACAAGTGCGTACCTAAGGGCTGGCACTGTGACGGCGAGGACGATTGCGGCGATAACTCTGACGAAATGCATTGCAAAAACACCTGCGCCAAGAACTACTTCGTATGCGATGATGGAAAATGTTTACCGCTGTATTGGAA gtgCGACTTCGAAGTTGATTGTATCGACGGTAAAGATGAGCAGAATTGTCCCAAACAGAATTGCACATCTTCGCAATTCCAATGTTCTAATGGCAGGTGCATATCCAAAAAGTGGGTATGTGACGGTCAAAACGACTGTGGAAATAATTCCGATGAAAGTAACTGCCATTCGAATCCTCCAACGCAATGCAAAA acgACGAATTCCAATGTAAATCTGGCGCCGTGACATGTATTCCGTCGACATGGAAATGCGACGACGAACCCGACTGCAAAGACGCCTCCGACGAGGCGGACTGTCGCAACAACACCTGTTCCGAAATCCAAATGTCGTGCGGACCGCCCAATTATCGCTGCATCTACAAGACGTGGGTGTGCGATGGCGACAAAGACTGCCAAGATGGCAGGGATGAAGTCAACTGCACAACATCTGTTCGACCACCCGTTTTTCCGAATCCTCTTCCTTCAGCG GTGGACAAATGCGAAGAATGGATGTTCAAATGCTCCAACAACCGGTGCATCCCTCTGTGGTGGAAGTGCGACAAAGCTGACGACTGCGGCGACGGCAGCGATGAACTGGGCTGCTTCGTGAACAACGCAACCAACACGAATACAACAATAGCAACGACGACGGAGACGAGTTCTACAGCTCAATGTGGCCACAACATGTTCCAATGTGCGTCCGGGCAATGCATATTCTCCGGATGGCTTTGCGACGGCTCCAAGGACTGTCGCGATGGAGAGGACGAGCTGGATTGCCAGTACACCCTAAATTGTACGACGTCCCAATTCAAATGTAAAAAGGACGGAAACTGCATTTCG aAGTCGGCAGTATGTGACGGAAAAGTAGATTGTCCCGATAAAAGTGACGAACAATATTGTGAACATATGGAAAATTCACCTGGACCTGCAACTCCCAGCTGCAGCGTTGGTTATTTCCCATGCGATGGTAGCAGCTGCTTCCCCCTAACTCTCCGCTGTGACGGCATGGCTAATTGTGAGGACGGTTTTGACGAGATGAATTGTACTCAGACACAACGTGTCTACcag GTCATGCTTATGGGTGTCAACGAACGAGGCGTCACGGACTCGTCCCTGGCAATTTACTGGTGGATCCAGAGCCCAGCCGACATGAAACTGGAATTCATACCCAGCATATCACGTGTCGGCAGCAACGACTGGGTTAACAAAACTGCGACAGACGGCAGCGAGTTTGAGTTCACCAATTTGGAAGCATTCACCAAGTACAACGTGACGGTCTACGTTAAGATTCAAAACTCCCCGACCGTGTTCCCGCCGGCGAAATACTTCATCGCCCGGACGCTTGAAGGAGTACCGTCTCCACCATGGGATCTAAAAGCGACTCAAGTCAACGAATCTCACATTCTTCTCACATGGAAACCGCCCAGATACCCGAAAGGTCCGCTCACAACCTACAGTTTGACATGGTACGACAACGATAAGGTCGCCACATCGATGAGGTTCAGTGCCAGTCGTACCCAGTATTTGTTGCCAGTCGATGTTGAACATGGGAAGTCCTTCAACTTCTAC cTAAAAGCGTCCAACAACCATTTCGAAAGTGAAGCCTCCGACCCGGTTAGTATGGTTTATGACGGCAAAACATCAGTGAGCGAAATCCTGAACTTAACAGTAACAGAAGTTACAAACCAAAGTATAACACTGTCGTGGAAATATAACGGAACACCAGATTGGTTTGTGGTCCGAACAAAAGTTGATCAGTACTATCCACCCATCCCTGTAATTCGTAACGCTTCTTTGACCCAGACAATTAAACTGGCACCCGGCACTCACTACACCTTTGAG GTGAGCGCATACAAGAACGGATTCAGTGGCCCCAGCAGCTTTATATCGAACCACACCAAGGGTCAACCTTTGCCGCAAGTGACTGGTCTGCATGGTATACTGGTTAAACAGACTGGAACCACAGTCAAATTGAGCTGGGATAGACCGAAGGATCCGAGGAAGGTCAAATGGAGTTACGGAATCTACTATGGCGTCAGTCAGGATGAGCTTTTgactt tgGCCAAATCCGGCAGTGATGAAGAGTCAGCTCTTGTGGAAGGACTGAACGCATGTGAGGTGTACATATTTTCGGTGGGGGTGGTGGCGCCATTCGGCGTGGGCCCACTCTCAAGTAATCCCATCACCGTCAGAACGTCCAGTAACCCGCTGGCTCCGCCTAAGAATCTCGTCATCACCCATGAACCCTCCAACACAATGGGTCTGAAATTGTCCTGGGATCCTGCGTGTCCTACATACAACTTCTCGTATATT GTCAAAATTACCGAACTTACCAGCAATCACGTATGGTACAAACAGGTGAATAACACCACACATGTATCCAATGTGTTGATGGGTGGCAAGTATGAATGGCAGGTACGAACAGCCAACAACGGTTCAGTATTCAGTGCACCGATAAAAATGGATGCACCTCCGATTATGCCACCATACGAGGTACGGGTGATACCTGAAAGTAATGGcagttttatagtattttggCAAGAGAAACCGTTGTCCAAAGAAGTGGGCAATTACACATACGAGGTAATCGTTTCACAAGGTACCGTCATGGATGAGTCGCGAAGCGAATcgttttttgtcaaaaatccTCCGTTTATTTACACAAACAGTTCCAGTAACGTGTACACTTTCGCAGTGAGAATAAAAACTGACAAAGGTATAAGAGGCCTTAGTTCAGATCACATTAGCAAACTCAACTTGTACGCGCCTCCATCTGGTTCTAGTAGTACGGCGGTTATAGCTGTGTCTGTAATTGTCGTACTGGTTCTTGTGGGTATAATAGCAGGATTGGTAGTGCGTAATCGCAGATTGCATAGTACTTTTACTAGGTTTGCGAATTCACACTACGACACAAGATCTCAAGCTGCAACTTTCGATGATAATGGACTGGACGATGAAGACTGTCCCCAAATACGGGACCGGTTTTCAGACGATGAACCGTTAGTTATAGCCTAA